The following are from one region of the Salmo salar chromosome ssa27, Ssal_v3.1, whole genome shotgun sequence genome:
- the LOC106588891 gene encoding ras-related protein Rab-25 isoform X1, translated as MGDESYNFVFKVVLIGESGVGKSNLLSRFTKNEFNHDSRTTIGVEFSTRTVQLDTFTIKAQIWDTAGLERYRAITSAYYRGAVGALLVYDITKHLTYESVERWLKELYDHADPHILVMLVGNKSDLETLRTVPTVEAKEFAEKKGILFMETSALDSTNVEAAFQEVLTAIHKKVASREVTRGSISAVTLSSTTGTASEVQEERRTCCKNL; from the exons ATGGGTGACGAAAGCTACAACTTTGTCTTCAAAG TGGTTCTGATTGGTGAGTCTGGTGTTGGGAAGAGCAACCTGCTGTCACGCTTCACCAAGAATGAGTTTAACCACGACAGCCGCACCACCATCGGAGTGGAGTTCAGCACCCGCACTGTTCAGCTGGATACCTTCACCATCAAGGCTCAGATCTGGGACACGGCAGGGCTGGAGAGATACAGAGCCATCACCTCAGC gtacTACAGAGGGGCAGTGGGTGCTCTGCTGGTGTATGACATCACCAAGCACCTGACCTATGAGAGTGTGGAACGTTGGCTGAAGGAGCTGTACGATCACGCTGACCCTCACATCCTGGTCATGCTCGTTGGCAACAAGAGTGACCTGGAGACCCTGAGGACCGTGCCCACCGTGGAGGCCAAGGAATTTGCAG AAAAGAAGGGCATCTTGTTTATGGAGACGTCAGCTCTGGATTCTACCAACGTTGAAGCTGCTTTCCAGGAAGTTCTCACAG CGATCCACAAGAAGGTGGCCAGTCGAGAGGTGACTCGCGGGTCAATCAGTGCCGTGACCCTGTCTAGTACTACTGGAACGGCTAGCGAAGTCCAGGAGGAACGCAGGACCTGCTGCAAGAACCTCTGA
- the LOC106588891 gene encoding ras-related protein Rab-25 isoform X2: protein MGDESYNFVFKVVLIGESGVGKSNLLSRFTKNEFNHDSRTTIGVEFSTRTVQLDTFTIKAQIWDTAGLERYRAITSAGAVGALLVYDITKHLTYESVERWLKELYDHADPHILVMLVGNKSDLETLRTVPTVEAKEFAEKKGILFMETSALDSTNVEAAFQEVLTAIHKKVASREVTRGSISAVTLSSTTGTASEVQEERRTCCKNL from the exons ATGGGTGACGAAAGCTACAACTTTGTCTTCAAAG TGGTTCTGATTGGTGAGTCTGGTGTTGGGAAGAGCAACCTGCTGTCACGCTTCACCAAGAATGAGTTTAACCACGACAGCCGCACCACCATCGGAGTGGAGTTCAGCACCCGCACTGTTCAGCTGGATACCTTCACCATCAAGGCTCAGATCTGGGACACGGCAGGGCTGGAGAGATACAGAGCCATCACCTCAGC AGGGGCAGTGGGTGCTCTGCTGGTGTATGACATCACCAAGCACCTGACCTATGAGAGTGTGGAACGTTGGCTGAAGGAGCTGTACGATCACGCTGACCCTCACATCCTGGTCATGCTCGTTGGCAACAAGAGTGACCTGGAGACCCTGAGGACCGTGCCCACCGTGGAGGCCAAGGAATTTGCAG AAAAGAAGGGCATCTTGTTTATGGAGACGTCAGCTCTGGATTCTACCAACGTTGAAGCTGCTTTCCAGGAAGTTCTCACAG CGATCCACAAGAAGGTGGCCAGTCGAGAGGTGACTCGCGGGTCAATCAGTGCCGTGACCCTGTCTAGTACTACTGGAACGGCTAGCGAAGTCCAGGAGGAACGCAGGACCTGCTGCAAGAACCTCTGA
- the ubql4 gene encoding Ubiquilin-4, with protein MADNGGADPVNNNNDTTVGLEGTIIKVTVKTPKDKEEIAISEDASVTQFKEEISRRFKAKQDQLVLIFAGKILKDGDSLNQHGIKDGLTVHLVIKTAHKAGDGASSSSSVTTQVGSSSGNSSGPSSAAHPSTVGPTGGPASAPPQTPNILTGFGGLSSLSSMGMGSANFMELQQQMQSQLMSNPEMLSQIMENPLVQNMMSNPDLMRQMIVANPQMQQLMERNPEISHMLNNPELMRQTMELARNPAMMQEMMRNQDRALSNLESIPGGYNALRRMYTDIQEPMFSAARDQFGNNPFSALGGNSDGGVQPSRTENREPLPNPWGSTNPSEGGGSTGTTGSSTTGSTTPNVSNPLGINSASLGNGMFSSPGMQSLMQQISENPQLMQNMLSAPYMRSIMQSLAQNPDMASQVLMNNPLLAGNPQLQEQFRSQLPVFLQQMQNPEALSVMTNPRAMQALLQIQQGLQTLQTEAPGLMPSLAPGGLPGGLPGGLPGGLVGGLPGGIPTTPLSTGGGVAPENPASSPSAGENPAQQLMMQQMLQMFAGGNSSSQTPEVQFQQQLEQLGAMGFINREANLQALIATGGDVNAAIERLLGSQPS; from the exons ATGGCGGATAACGGCGGCGCAGATCCTGTTAATAACAACAATGATACAACTGTTGGTTTGGAGGGAACTATTATCAAGGTCACAGTCAAAACCCCAAAAGACAAGGAGGAAATCGCCATCTCGGAAGATGCCTCTGTCACTCAG TTTAAAGAGGAGATCTCACGGAGGTTCAAAGCCAAGCAGGATCAGTTGGTTCTGATCTTTGCGGGGAAGATACTGAAAGACGGGGACTCTCTCAACCAGCACGGCATCAAGGACGGCCTGACAGTCCATCTGGTCATAAAGACGGCACACAA GGCAGGAGATGGCGCTAGTTCCTCTTCCTCAGTCACCACCCAGGTGGGCAGCAGTAGTGGCAACTCCTCTGGCCCCAGTTCTGCAGCCCACCCTTCAACTGTAGGGCCCACTGGAGGCCCTGCCTCGGCACCCCCACAGACCCCCAACATACTGA ccGGGTTCGGTGGCTTGTCCAGCCTGAGCAGCATGGGCATGGGCTCCGCTAACTTCATGGAGCTGCAGCAGCAGATGCAGAGCCAGCTGATGTCCAACCCAGAGATGCTGTCCCAGATCATGGAGAACCCCCTGGTGCAGAACATGATGTCCAACCCAGACCTGATGAGGCAGATGATTGTGGCCAACCCTCAGATGCAGCAGCTGATGGAGCGCAACCCCGAGATCTCCCACATGCTCAACAACCCAGAGCTTATGAGACAG ACCATGGAGCTGGCCAGGAACCCTGCCATGATGCAGGAAATGATGCGTAACCAGGACCGGGCGCTTAGCAACCTGGAGAGCATCCCCGGAGGCTACAATGCCCTGCGCAGGATGTACACAGACATCCAGGAACCCATGTTCAGCGCTGCACGAGACCAG tTTGGAAACAACCCTTTCTCAGCCCTGGGGGGCAACTCTGACGGGGGGGTGCAGCCGTCGAGGACAGAGAACCGGGAGCCCCTGCCCAACCCCTGGGGTTCAACTAACCCCTCTGAGGGTGGAGGGAGCACGGGCACCACAGGTTCCTCTACCACTGGCAGCACCACCCCCAATGTGTCCAACCCTCTGGGCATCAACTCTGCCAGTCTGGGTAACG gcaTGTTCAGCAGTCCGGGCATGCAGAGTCTGATGCAGCAGATCTCGGAGAACCCCCAGCTGATGCAGAACATGCTGTCTGCTCCCTACATGCGCAGTATCATGCAGTCTCTGGCCCAGAACCCAGACATGGCCTCCCAG GTGTTGATGAATAACCCTCTGTTGGCTGGAAACCCCCAGCTGCAGGAACAGTTCAGGAGCCAGCTGCCCGTCTTCCtgcagcag ATGCAGAACCCAGAGGCTCTTTCTGTGATGACCAACCCCCGAGCCATGCAGGCTCTCCTCCAGATACAACAGGGCCTACAGACACTGCAGACAGAGGCACCGGGACTCATGCcaag TTTGGCACCAGGTGGACTGCCAGGAGGTCTCCCTGGAGGTCTACCAGGGGGACTAGTGGGCGGATTACCAGGTGGAATACCCACAACTCCCCTGTCCACGGGAGGGGGTGTGGCTCCAGAGAACCCTGCCTCTTCGCCGAGTGCTGGGGAAAACCCAGCCCAGCAACTGATGATGCAGCAGATGCTCCAAATGTTCGCAGGAGGGAATTCCTCG AGCCAGACCCCGGAGGTGCAGTTCCAGCAGCAGCTGGAGCAGCTGGGCGCTATGGGCTTCATTAACAGAGAGGCCAACCTGCAGGCCCTGATCGCTACCGGAGGAGATGTCAACGCTGCCATCGAGAGACTGCTGGGCTCACAGCCCTCATAA